CTCACTCGTGGCGTGGCGATGTACCAGAAAAATACAGGGGGAAGAATAAGAAACAGGAACCACCACTTTACATGTTTCATTATTATTTCCTAAAACACTCGTGCAGTCGTGCCCCATCGCTACCCCAATCTACTGGATCTATCGACAGCACCTCATTCATGATCAGTATCGAGTCAACAAAACTTTCTTTATATACTTCGTACAACTTGATTCCAATCATGATTGACTGCCTATCAGCCACATCATCCCACGCTCTCAGTCCCTCAACATTAGCGGACCTATGAGGCCCCGGGCGATTTTCCCACTCTGCAACTTTTCTTACCAAATCAGAGCCAATCTGTTCGAGGCCTGCTCCATCTAGCAGAATGCTTTCAGAAAACCCTGCTGCAACACCAATATATCCATAATGAATATTCGACCAAATATCATGGAAATAGTTATATCTCCCGTGCTTATGCCAAGCGATACCGTTATATCTTTTCAGCAACTTCGGCTTATGATCCCAAGGCCGATTCTGCCCCACCCGCTCAGTCCACAACGCAAACGCCTCAGCTTTTTTCGCTAACTCAATGGCATTGAAGTTAGGCACATGCCCCATCGTCAGATAAAACGGCTGTTCAAAGTATTTTTTGGTCTCTTCTACCGCGTCATAACCGTTCAACTCCCTCATCTTCAAAACCGAAGGATGGTGAATATTGCGATTCATCTCATCGGCAATGTAACCGGCAAGTTCATTCATGTGATCAGGATGAGGACAGGTTGCCGTCACGAGCACCGGTGCGATCGGCAAGGCCGGAGGTTGCTGGGTTGCTGGGTTGCAAACAGCGACGTCGTCGACGCCGAGGATGATGACCTGAAAAGCACTTGCGACTTACGAGCGGTAGCATCTCTCGATGAAAGCAACGGGTGCGTAGCGCTTTCATAGGTGGCGCTATCTATCGAGTGCAGCAGTCTGGACTTGCATGGACACCCACTGAAACTGTCGAGCGTGCCGGCCACTCGCCGTCCGTGATAGATAAAGTGATCAAGACCGCCAGTAACTTTGTAGATGTTGCCGTCCTTGCCGCAGCTCACGGGGTCATCTTCGCAAATGCGCTCGTGTCCGTTGAACGTAAAGCTAGGTGAACCCGCCAGAATTTCTCCGCCGCACGAAGTTCTGTCACCCCGTACAAGAAAATGCCCTTTCATTTTTATTTCTATCCTTTGGTGGGCTATACGTCCTTCCAACCTGGAGGCGCTGGCCTGAGAGCGCCAGCTCGCCTCAGCAGATCTCCCGTCACCGGTGTGCATCGCAAACCGGAATGCAGCCAAGTCCGGTTGATTGTCATCCTTAATGAACAGTTAACGTGTCCTGCTATCCGACCAACCACGTCAGATTAAGCTGATACGGAACGAGGGCTTTTCTGTCAGATGCAGTTAGCATCAAAGCAGGCAAATGGACGCCAAGTTAGTGGATAGCGACTAACTGACCTATAGGACGAATCCGATTCTGTATGTGATTGAATAGACGTCTTGCGGGAGGTCTTTTCTATTACTGGGCGCCCATTGTTCGGCCGTTCTAAAGCTATAAATATGCACCGCAGATGGGAACGACGCTTCCGGCAACCTTGGTGTTTCTGCTCTTCAACAAGCACAAGGATTTCGTTCATGTTCAACATCGCCCCCGCTTGCCTGCTGCTGGCGATGATCGCCTTTGGCGGATGCGCCACCGCTAAACCGTCCAGCTCTGCGTCGGTCTCAACGGTCCAGTCCACTGTTCTGCTTAAAAGCTCGAACTCGTGGGATGGAACAGCCTATGACGCCTACCCTGTCGGCAAGCCTGAGCTGACCGTTCTCAACATCAAGATTCCCGCCAACACCGCCCCCAAATGGCACGAGCACCCGATGCCCAATGCCCAATGCGGCGTATGTCGTGTCCGGCAATCTCACGATGGAAACCCGCGAAGGCGGCGAGTCGATTCTGCTCAAGCCAGGTGATGTGCTGCCTGAAATGGTCAACAGGCAGCATCGCGGCCTGACGGTGGACACCGCAGTGGAGCTCGTCGTTTTTTTACGCGGGGACCCCGGGAATGCCACTATCTACCAGCCAAAGTGTTAAACAGTGATCGCTCGGTCATACGTGAGGACATGACAATGCTTAAACAGCTCCAACTCGCGGCATTAGCCTGCGGCCTGTTATCGACCGGCCTTCACGCGGCGCCTGCTCAGCAGCCTCCTGTGCAACTTCAGCCGCTTATCGCGGCCATGGAGCAAAGGCTGGAAATCGCCAATGACGTGGCGCGTAGCAAATGGCACAGCGGCAAGCCGGTGCAGGACAGTGAGCGCGAGCGCCAGGTGATCCAGAACGCCGAATCACGGGCAGGCGAATTCAAGCTGGCCGACGACGACGTACGCTATTTCATGGCGGCCCAGATGGAAGCCAACAAGATGGTGCAATACGCGCGCCTCGAACAATGGCGCGACACCGGTCACTCCCCTGAGAAGCCAGACGTCAACCTGACCGATGGCATCCGCGGTCGGCTGGATACGCTGCTGCCGGTGTTGATGCAAAGTTACTCGGCGTTTCAGCCTTACCGCAACGATGCCAAATGCCCAGGGTGGGTGCAGTCGGAAATCCAGCGACAGGCAAGTGATCCGGTCATCGTGACCGCCCTGCAACGGGCGGCAGGCGACCTCTGTCGGACCACGGCAAGCCAGTGAGCAGGCGCGCAGATGCGCTTCTCAACTGACACCGTCGATCAGTATTCCTCTATGCTGACCCTGTGCCGCGCCATGCATTGAGCGCGGCACCATTGTTGGTTGTCCTGATCGCTGCACTGGAGTGTTCATGCGTCAATGTCTCGCCCTTCTGTTGCTGGTGTTCGCACTGCCCGCTGCCGCGCAGATCTACAAATACACCGACGCCAACGGCAACACGGCGTACAGCAATCAACCGCCTGATGGCACCAAAGCCCAAAAGGTAGAATTGCCGCCCTTGAACAGGGTCGACACGGTCGCTCCTGCGCCACCACCGCCCGCGCAACGACCTCCAGGGCTGCCAAAGCAAAATACAGTCGCTTACCAGACGCTACAATTGACCGACCTGCCAGACGCCGAAGCACTGCGCGCCAACAACGGCACCTTCACTGTGGGAGTGAGGATTGAACCGCGCCTGCAGCCCGGCCATTTGCTGCAACTGCTTCTGGACGGTGTGCCGTACGGGCAACCTGCAAACGTCCCGCGCCTGCAACTGACAGAGCTTGACCGGGGGGAACACAGCCTGGCCGTTCAGGTACTGCAAAACCAACAATCCATCAAGCAAAGCCAGACCGTCACCTTCACGGTGCAGCGAGTTCATGTTGGCCAGCCCTGAGTCCTTGATCGCGCGTATCGCGCTCCTGTGCCTGTTGATGTTCGCGGCGGGCGCGGCTACGGCCGACGTTTATACGTACATCGACGCCGAGGGCAATCGCGTTTTCACCGACCAGCCCAGGCGCAACGCCAAGAAGGTCGAGATCGCGCCCAGCAACAACATGGCTGTGCCAGCAAAAAAAGCTCCTCCCAAAATATCCAGCGAAGCCCCGCTGCTCACCTATCAACTGCTGCGCATCCTGGCGCCGGAGCCTGATGCTGCGATTCGGGACATGCAAGGCAACATGACGGTCACGGTGACCAACGATCCCGCCTTGCACGCGGGCCACCGCTATCGCCTGCTGCTGGACGGCAAACCCTATGGCGTAATAGGCCGCAGCCCGGTTTTCCCGCTGACGAACATCGATCGTGGCACCCATCAACTCTCGATCGAGATCGTCGATTCACATGATCGAGTGGCAGAGCGCACCCCAAACCAGCCCTTCAACATGTTCCGCACCTCGCTTGCCCAGAAGAGACAGGCGAAACCGTGCGAAAAAGAAGACTACGGCGTGCGTCCGGAATGCCCGCTAAAAGATAAGCCCGAAGAAAAAAGCAGCATTTTCCCATTCTTCTGAAGCGCTCAGCCTAAGATGGTGCGCACCATCGTGGCGCACTACCTGAACAGCTCAGCACACGCACAGCCCATTTTGGTTCACACGACGCGCAGTTTTAAGGTGCGCAGACATGCACTGTCCAAAAAAAGCTCGAATCAACTCTATTCACGCTTCTTTTCGGAGCCTTGGTTTGGTTTTTGCATTTTCTTACGAATAAGTAAGGCGTAAGCAATCTATCAGCGGCATTTCAGCGCTGGCGAAGACCACCCAGCGCCTGCTACCTCGGGCCCGCCCCAAGTGCAATGTGCCAAATGAGGTCAACGGAATTCATGACTATCAGCGATACGCTGCACCGGTTGTTACTCGACAACCTGACCACTGCCACCATTCTGCTCAACTCGGACTTGCGCCTTGAGTACATGAACCCCGCAGCCGAAATGCTGCTGGCGATCAGTGGACAGCGCAGCCACGGGCAATTCATCAGCGAACTTTTCACCGAGTCCGCCGAAGCGCTCAGCTCGCTGCGTCAGGCTGTCGAGCAAGCCCACCCGTTCACCAAGCGCGAAGCGATGCTCACCGCATTGACCGGTCAGACGCTGACCGTCGATTACGCGGTAACTCCGATCCTGTCCCAAGGCGAAACCATGCTCTTGCTTGAGGTTCATCCACGTGATCGCCTGTTGCGCATCACCAAGGAAGAAGCCCAGCTGTCGAAGCAGGAAACCACCAAGATGCTGGTGCGAGGCCTTGCTCACGAGATCAAGAATCCACTCGGAGGCATTCGCGGTGCAGCGCAGTTGCTCGCCCGTGAGCTGCCCGAAGAGAGCCTCAAGGACTACACCAACGTCATCATCGAGGAAGCCGACCGCCTGCGTAATCTGGTAGATCGCATGCTCGGCTCCAACAAGCTGCCCTCGCTTGCCATGACCAACGTGCACGAAGTGCTCGAACGGGTTTGCAGCCTGGTAGAAGCAGAGAGTCAGGGTTGCATCACCTTGGTGCGCGATTACGACCCAAGCATTCCGGACGTGTTGATCGACCGCGAACAGATGATTCAGGCGGTGCTCAATATTGTGCGTAACGCAATGCAGGCCATCAGCGGACAGAACGAACTGCGCCTTGGCCGCATCAGCCTGCGCACCCGCGCAATGCGTCAGTTCACCATTGGCCATGTTCGCCATCGGCTGGTCAGCAAGATCGAAATCATCGACAACGGGCCCGGCATTCCCGCCGAGCTTCAGGAAACCATTTTTTACCCGATGGTCAGCGGCCGCCCGGATGGCACGGGGCTGGGGCTTGCCATCACCCAGAACATTATCAGTCAGCACCAGGGGCTGATCGAGTGTGAGAGCCATCCTGGCCACACCACTTTCTCGATCTTCTTGCCACTGGAACAAGGAGCAGCTTCGACATGAGCCGTAGTGAAACTGTCTGGATCGTCGATGACGACCGTTCCATCCGCTGGGTACTTGAAAAAGCCTTGCAACAAGAAGGCATGACCACGCAGAGCTTCGACAGTGCCGATGGCGTAATGAGCCGACTGGCGCGTCAGCAACCGGACGTGATCATTTCCGACATCCGTATGCCGGGCGCTAGCGGTCTGGACCTGTTGGCACGGATTCGCGAGTCGCACCCTCGCCTGCCGGTCATCATCATGACCGCCCATTCGGACCTCGACAGTGCCGTGGCCTCGTATCAGGGCGGCGCGTTTGAGTACCTGCCCAAGCCGTTCGACGTCGATGAGGCCGTGTCACTGGTCAAGCGCGCCAATCAGCACGCACAGGAGCAGCAAGGTCTGGAGGTTGCGCCCACGCTGACGCGCACCCCTGAAATCATCGGTGAAGCGCCGGCAATGCAGGAAGTGTTTCGCGCCATTGGGCGCTTGAGCCACTCCAACATCACTGTGCTGATCAACGGCGAATCGGGTACCGGTAAAGAGTTGGTTGCCCATGCCTTGCATCGCCACAGCCCGCGCTCGGCATCGCCCTTCATCGCACTGAACATGGCGGCGATTCCGAAAGACCTGATGGAGTCCGAGCTGTTCGGCCACGAAAAAGGCGCATTCACCGGTGCAGCAAACCTGCGCCGCGGCCGTTTCGAGCAAGCGGATGGCGGTACGTTGTTTCTCGACGAAATTGGCGATATGCCGGCTGACACTCAGACGCGCTTGCTGCGCGTTCTGGCAGACGGCGAGTTCTACCGCGTCGGCGGCCACACGCCCGTCAAGGTCGATGTACGAATCATCGCCGCCACTCACCAGAACCTGGAAACACTGGTGCAGGCTGGCAAGTTCCGTGAGGACTTGTTTCACCGCCTGAACGTTATCCGGATTCACATTCCGCGCATGTCCGATCGCCGTGAAGACATTCCGACACTCGCCAGGCACTTCCTGGCCCGCGCGGCGCAGGAACTGGCGGTCGAGCCCAAGCTGCTGAAGGCTGAAACCGAGGAATACCTCAAGCACCTCCCGTGGCCTGGCAACGTGCGTCAGCTGGAAAACACCTGTCGCTGGATCACGGTCATGGCGTCGGGTCGTGAGGTCCACGTCAGCGATCTGCCGCCTGAACTGCTGAGCCTGCCGCAAGATTCAGCGCCGGTCACCAACTGGGAACAGGCGCTGCGTCAATGGGCCGATCAGGCGCTTGCTCGCG
The DNA window shown above is from Pseudomonas sp. BSw22131 and carries:
- a CDS encoding polymorphic toxin type 44 domain-containing protein, giving the protein MPIAPVLVTATCPHPDHMNELAGYIADEMNRNIHHPSVLKMRELNGYDAVEETKKYFEQPFYLTMGHVPNFNAIELAKKAEAFALWTERVGQNRPWDHKPKLLKRYNGIAWHKHGRYNYFHDIWSNIHYGYIGVAAGFSESILLDGAGLEQIGSDLVRKVAEWENRPGPHRSANVEGLRAWDDVADRQSIMIGIKLYEVYKESFVDSILIMNEVLSIDPVDWGSDGARLHECFRK
- a CDS encoding PAAR domain-containing protein — protein: MHTGDGRSAEASWRSQASASRLEGRIAHQRIEIKMKGHFLVRGDRTSCGGEILAGSPSFTFNGHERICEDDPVSCGKDGNIYKVTGGLDHFIYHGRRVAGTLDSFSGCPCKSRLLHSIDSATYESATHPLLSSRDATARKSQVLFRSSSSASTTSLFATQQPSNLRPCRSHRCS
- a CDS encoding chorismate mutase; amino-acid sequence: MLKQLQLAALACGLLSTGLHAAPAQQPPVQLQPLIAAMEQRLEIANDVARSKWHSGKPVQDSERERQVIQNAESRAGEFKLADDDVRYFMAAQMEANKMVQYARLEQWRDTGHSPEKPDVNLTDGIRGRLDTLLPVLMQSYSAFQPYRNDAKCPGWVQSEIQRQASDPVIVTALQRAAGDLCRTTASQ
- a CDS encoding DUF4124 domain-containing protein codes for the protein MRQCLALLLLVFALPAAAQIYKYTDANGNTAYSNQPPDGTKAQKVELPPLNRVDTVAPAPPPPAQRPPGLPKQNTVAYQTLQLTDLPDAEALRANNGTFTVGVRIEPRLQPGHLLQLLLDGVPYGQPANVPRLQLTELDRGEHSLAVQVLQNQQSIKQSQTVTFTVQRVHVGQP
- a CDS encoding DUF4124 domain-containing protein translates to MLASPESLIARIALLCLLMFAAGAATADVYTYIDAEGNRVFTDQPRRNAKKVEIAPSNNMAVPAKKAPPKISSEAPLLTYQLLRILAPEPDAAIRDMQGNMTVTVTNDPALHAGHRYRLLLDGKPYGVIGRSPVFPLTNIDRGTHQLSIEIVDSHDRVAERTPNQPFNMFRTSLAQKRQAKPCEKEDYGVRPECPLKDKPEEKSSIFPFF
- the glnL gene encoding nitrogen regulation protein NR(II), translated to MTISDTLHRLLLDNLTTATILLNSDLRLEYMNPAAEMLLAISGQRSHGQFISELFTESAEALSSLRQAVEQAHPFTKREAMLTALTGQTLTVDYAVTPILSQGETMLLLEVHPRDRLLRITKEEAQLSKQETTKMLVRGLAHEIKNPLGGIRGAAQLLARELPEESLKDYTNVIIEEADRLRNLVDRMLGSNKLPSLAMTNVHEVLERVCSLVEAESQGCITLVRDYDPSIPDVLIDREQMIQAVLNIVRNAMQAISGQNELRLGRISLRTRAMRQFTIGHVRHRLVSKIEIIDNGPGIPAELQETIFYPMVSGRPDGTGLGLAITQNIISQHQGLIECESHPGHTTFSIFLPLEQGAAST
- the ntrC gene encoding nitrogen regulation protein NR(I), which encodes MSRSETVWIVDDDRSIRWVLEKALQQEGMTTQSFDSADGVMSRLARQQPDVIISDIRMPGASGLDLLARIRESHPRLPVIIMTAHSDLDSAVASYQGGAFEYLPKPFDVDEAVSLVKRANQHAQEQQGLEVAPTLTRTPEIIGEAPAMQEVFRAIGRLSHSNITVLINGESGTGKELVAHALHRHSPRSASPFIALNMAAIPKDLMESELFGHEKGAFTGAANLRRGRFEQADGGTLFLDEIGDMPADTQTRLLRVLADGEFYRVGGHTPVKVDVRIIAATHQNLETLVQAGKFREDLFHRLNVIRIHIPRMSDRREDIPTLARHFLARAAQELAVEPKLLKAETEEYLKHLPWPGNVRQLENTCRWITVMASGREVHVSDLPPELLSLPQDSAPVTNWEQALRQWADQALARGQSSLLDSAVPTFERIMIETALKHTAGRRRDAAVLLGWGRNTLTRKIKELGMKIDGGDDDEGDEG